The Juglans regia cultivar Chandler chromosome 2, Walnut 2.0, whole genome shotgun sequence genome includes a window with the following:
- the LOC109011564 gene encoding SPX domain-containing membrane protein At4g22990-like isoform X1 codes for MVAFGKKLKERQIQEWQGYYINYKLMKKKVKQYAQQIEVGIQDRRHVLKDFSRMLDNQIEKIVLFLLEQQGLLASRLAMLAEHNNTPQQQPEISQISELREAYRAVGQHLLKLLFFVEINAIGLRKILKKFDKRFGYRLTNSYVKTRANHPYSQLQQVFKHVGIGAVVGAISRNLHELQDRQGSYLSIYDQPALPLQDPVIDSIKAAVDRLTHSTNFLNFLAQHALIMQDELPTPVEEQVDDQKYHFMSLLLNLVNTFLYMVNTYIVVPTADDYSLSLGAAATVCGIVIGAMAVAQVFSSVYFSAWSNKSYFKPLIFSSVVLFVGNILYALAYDLDSIAVLLIGRLFCGLGSARAVNRRYISDCVPLKTRMQASAGFVSASALGMACGPALAGLLQTNFKIYKLTFNQNTLPGWVMAVTWLIYLIWLGISFKEPSRETEENHLPQESNAEAAENDALENGLKQPLLTSSEDKQQDEDSEQERDESEEASPESHGPATSIRSAYRLLTPSVKVQLLIYFMLKYVMEILISESSVVTTYYFQWSTSSVAIFLASLGLTVLPVNIVIGNYISNMFEDRQILLASEIIVCVGVLLSFHIIIPYSVPQYVCSGLILFVSAEVLEGVNLALLSRVMSSRLSRGTFNGGLLSTEAGTIARVVADGTITLAGYLGESKLLNVTLLPSLFICISSIFATCFTYNSLY; via the exons ATCGAGAAGATTGTCCTTTTTCTGTTGGAACAGCAAGGGCTACTTGCAAGCAGGCTAGCTATGCTTGCTGAACACAATAATACCCCTCAGCAGCAgcctgaaatatcccaaatatcGGAATTAAGAGAAGCTTATAGAGCAGTGGGACAGCATCTGTTAAAGCTTCTCTTTTTTGTTGAGATAAATGCTATTGGTCTGCGGAAGATACTGAAGAAGTTTGATAAACGTTTTGGTTACAGATTGACTAATTCTTATGTCAAAACACGTGCAAATCATCCTTATTCTCAGCTGCAGCAAGTGTTCAAGCATGTG GGAATAGGAGCTGTCGTGGGAGCCATATCACGCAATCTTCATGAACTTCAGGACCGTCAAGGAAGTTACTTATCAATATATGATCAACCTGCTCTTCCCCTCCAG GATCCTGTCATTGATTCAATAAAAGCAGCTGTGGATAGGTTAACCCACTCAACAAATTTCCTCAACTTTTTGGCGCAACATGCACTCATTATGCAAGACGAGCTACCTACTCCTGTTGAGGAGCAAGTTGATGATCAGAAATACCATTTTATGTCGCTTCTCTTGAACTTGGTGAACACATTTCTTTATATGGTCAATACATATATCGTTGTCCCTACAGCAGATGACTACTCCTTGAGCCTTGGAGCTGCAGCGACAGTTTGTGGTATTGTGATTGGGGCAATGGCTGTTGCACAAGTCTTTTCTTCGGTGTATTTTAGTGCATGGTCAAATAAATCATACTTCAAACCTCTTATATTTAGCAGTGTAGTTCTTTTTGTGGGAAACATCTTGTACGCGTTGGCTTATGATCTTGATTCGATAGCGGTTCTTCTAATTGGGCGTCTTTTCTGTGG ACTTGGTTCTGCCAGAGCTGTCAACCGGAGGTATATTAGTGATTGTGTACCACTAAAAACCCGAATGCAGGCGTCGGCAGGTTTTGTTAGTGCCAGTGCTCTTGGAATGGCTTGTGGTCCTGCCCTGGCTGGTTTGCTTCAAACTAATTTCAAGATCTACAAGCTTACTTTCAATCAAAACACCCTGCCTGGCTGGGTTATGGCTGTTACTTGGCTAATATACTTAATTTGGTTGGGGATCTCATTTAAAGAACCTTCTCGTGAAACTGAAGAAAATCATTTACCACAGGAATCTAATGCTG AAGCAGCAGAGAATGATGCCCTTGAGAATGGACTTAAACAACCATTGCTTACTAGTTCAGAAGACAAGCAACAAGATGAAGATAGTGAGCAAGAACGTGATGAAAGTGAAGAAGCTTCTCCAGAATCTCACGGACCAGCTACTTCAATTCGATCGGCATATAGACTACTTACACCCTCTGTAAAG GTTCAGCTGTTGATATATTTCATGCTCAAATACGTGatggagattttaatttcaGAATCAAGTGTTGTTACCACATACTACTTTCAGTGGTCTACAAGCAGTGTGGCGATTTTTCTTGCTTCTCTTGGCCTCACGGTTCTTCCAGTTAATATTGTTATAGGAAACTACATTAGCAATATGTTTGAAGACAG GCAAATTTTATTGGCATCTGAAATTATAGTTTGCGTAGGCGTACTCCTGAGCTTCCATATTATAATTCCATACTCTGTGCCACAGTACGTCTGCTCTGGACTCATCCTGTTTGTTTCTGCCGAAGTACTTGAAG GTGTCAATCTGGCACTCCTCTCACGCGTCATGTCGTCCCGGCTATCCCGTGGAACCTTTAACGGTGGACTACTCTCAACAGAAGCAGGGACAATCGCACGAGTGGTGGCAGATGGCACGATAACATTGGCTGGGTACTTGGGGGAGAGTAAACTGTTGAATGTCACCCTGCTTCCTTCACTCTTCATTTGCATATCCTCCATCTTTGCCACCTGCTTCACCTACAACTCTCTCTATTAA
- the LOC109011564 gene encoding SPX domain-containing membrane protein At4g22990-like isoform X2 produces the protein MVAFGKKLKERQIQEWQGYYINYKLMKKKVKQYAQQIEVGIQDRRHVLKDFSRMLDNQIEKIVLFLLEQQGLLASRLAMLAEHNNTPQQQPEISQISELREAYRAVGQHLLKLLFFVEINAIGLRKILKKFDKRFGYRLTNSYVKTRANHPYSQLQQVFKHVGIGAVVGAISRNLHELQDRQGSYLSIYDQPALPLQDPVIDSIKAAVDRLTHSTNFLNFLAQHALIMQDELPTPVEEQVDDQKYHFMSLLLNLVNTFLYMVNTYIVVPTADDYSLSLGAAATVCGIVIGAMAVAQVFSSVYFSAWSNKSYFKPLIFSSVVLFVGNILYALAYDLDSIAVLLIGRLFCGLGSARAVNRRYISDCVPLKTRMQASAGFVSASALGMACGPALAGLLQTNFKIYKLTFNQNTLPGWVMAVTWLIYLIWLGISFKEPSRETEENHLPQESNAAAENDALENGLKQPLLTSSEDKQQDEDSEQERDESEEASPESHGPATSIRSAYRLLTPSVKVQLLIYFMLKYVMEILISESSVVTTYYFQWSTSSVAIFLASLGLTVLPVNIVIGNYISNMFEDRQILLASEIIVCVGVLLSFHIIIPYSVPQYVCSGLILFVSAEVLEGVNLALLSRVMSSRLSRGTFNGGLLSTEAGTIARVVADGTITLAGYLGESKLLNVTLLPSLFICISSIFATCFTYNSLY, from the exons ATCGAGAAGATTGTCCTTTTTCTGTTGGAACAGCAAGGGCTACTTGCAAGCAGGCTAGCTATGCTTGCTGAACACAATAATACCCCTCAGCAGCAgcctgaaatatcccaaatatcGGAATTAAGAGAAGCTTATAGAGCAGTGGGACAGCATCTGTTAAAGCTTCTCTTTTTTGTTGAGATAAATGCTATTGGTCTGCGGAAGATACTGAAGAAGTTTGATAAACGTTTTGGTTACAGATTGACTAATTCTTATGTCAAAACACGTGCAAATCATCCTTATTCTCAGCTGCAGCAAGTGTTCAAGCATGTG GGAATAGGAGCTGTCGTGGGAGCCATATCACGCAATCTTCATGAACTTCAGGACCGTCAAGGAAGTTACTTATCAATATATGATCAACCTGCTCTTCCCCTCCAG GATCCTGTCATTGATTCAATAAAAGCAGCTGTGGATAGGTTAACCCACTCAACAAATTTCCTCAACTTTTTGGCGCAACATGCACTCATTATGCAAGACGAGCTACCTACTCCTGTTGAGGAGCAAGTTGATGATCAGAAATACCATTTTATGTCGCTTCTCTTGAACTTGGTGAACACATTTCTTTATATGGTCAATACATATATCGTTGTCCCTACAGCAGATGACTACTCCTTGAGCCTTGGAGCTGCAGCGACAGTTTGTGGTATTGTGATTGGGGCAATGGCTGTTGCACAAGTCTTTTCTTCGGTGTATTTTAGTGCATGGTCAAATAAATCATACTTCAAACCTCTTATATTTAGCAGTGTAGTTCTTTTTGTGGGAAACATCTTGTACGCGTTGGCTTATGATCTTGATTCGATAGCGGTTCTTCTAATTGGGCGTCTTTTCTGTGG ACTTGGTTCTGCCAGAGCTGTCAACCGGAGGTATATTAGTGATTGTGTACCACTAAAAACCCGAATGCAGGCGTCGGCAGGTTTTGTTAGTGCCAGTGCTCTTGGAATGGCTTGTGGTCCTGCCCTGGCTGGTTTGCTTCAAACTAATTTCAAGATCTACAAGCTTACTTTCAATCAAAACACCCTGCCTGGCTGGGTTATGGCTGTTACTTGGCTAATATACTTAATTTGGTTGGGGATCTCATTTAAAGAACCTTCTCGTGAAACTGAAGAAAATCATTTACCACAGGAATCTAATGCTG CAGCAGAGAATGATGCCCTTGAGAATGGACTTAAACAACCATTGCTTACTAGTTCAGAAGACAAGCAACAAGATGAAGATAGTGAGCAAGAACGTGATGAAAGTGAAGAAGCTTCTCCAGAATCTCACGGACCAGCTACTTCAATTCGATCGGCATATAGACTACTTACACCCTCTGTAAAG GTTCAGCTGTTGATATATTTCATGCTCAAATACGTGatggagattttaatttcaGAATCAAGTGTTGTTACCACATACTACTTTCAGTGGTCTACAAGCAGTGTGGCGATTTTTCTTGCTTCTCTTGGCCTCACGGTTCTTCCAGTTAATATTGTTATAGGAAACTACATTAGCAATATGTTTGAAGACAG GCAAATTTTATTGGCATCTGAAATTATAGTTTGCGTAGGCGTACTCCTGAGCTTCCATATTATAATTCCATACTCTGTGCCACAGTACGTCTGCTCTGGACTCATCCTGTTTGTTTCTGCCGAAGTACTTGAAG GTGTCAATCTGGCACTCCTCTCACGCGTCATGTCGTCCCGGCTATCCCGTGGAACCTTTAACGGTGGACTACTCTCAACAGAAGCAGGGACAATCGCACGAGTGGTGGCAGATGGCACGATAACATTGGCTGGGTACTTGGGGGAGAGTAAACTGTTGAATGTCACCCTGCTTCCTTCACTCTTCATTTGCATATCCTCCATCTTTGCCACCTGCTTCACCTACAACTCTCTCTATTAA